One region of Candidatus Poribacteria bacterium genomic DNA includes:
- a CDS encoding PLP-dependent aminotransferase family protein: MEKDFAFTGGRPDPFTFPTESLIEASEKALRKLGGDLVNYPGEQGYLGLRELASMRFERRE; this comes from the coding sequence ATGGAAAAAGACTTTGCTTTTACAGGTGGACGCCCCGACCCGTTTACATTTCCAACGGAGAGCTTAATTGAAGCTAGTGAAAAAGCGCTGCGTAAGTTAGGCGGGGATCTTGTGAACTATCCCGGTGAACAGGGCTATCTGGGCTTACGTGAGTTGGCGTCGATGCGTTTTGAACGGCGGGAAG